From a region of the Longimicrobiaceae bacterium genome:
- the folK gene encoding 2-amino-4-hydroxy-6-hydroxymethyldihydropteridine diphosphokinase — MHQVLFGLGANLGRPREQLAAAIRSLSRTVEVDRISSVYRTEPVGFRAQPDFYNVVLQGRSALEPEELLAEITRVEAEIGRVRTFRNAPRTIDVDLLDRAGGSYQSATLTLPHPRMHERPFVLVPLAEIAPLWRHPVLDLTASELLALLPSAGRVEWMGPLPHVD, encoded by the coding sequence ATGCATCAGGTCCTCTTCGGGCTCGGCGCGAATCTCGGACGTCCCCGCGAGCAACTCGCCGCGGCCATCCGCTCGCTGAGCAGGACGGTGGAGGTGGACCGGATCTCCTCCGTTTACCGGACAGAACCGGTGGGATTTCGTGCCCAGCCGGATTTCTACAACGTCGTGCTGCAGGGGCGTTCCGCGCTGGAGCCGGAGGAGCTGCTCGCGGAGATCACCCGGGTGGAGGCGGAGATCGGTCGAGTACGCACCTTCAGGAATGCACCCCGCACGATCGACGTGGACCTGCTCGATCGAGCGGGGGGAAGCTATCAATCCGCCACGCTGACCCTCCCCCATCCCCGCATGCACGAGCGCCCCTTCGTGCTGGTTCCCCTCGCCGAGATCGCCCCCCTGTGGCGCCATCCGGTGCTCGACCTCACGGCTTCGGAGCTGCTCGCCCTGCTTCCCTCGGCGGGACGTGTCGAGTGGATGGGACCCCTTCCGCACGTCGACTGA